CCGGATAGGATAACTCTACCATCTGTCACTCCAGAATTTCAAGTAATCTTTAGCGATATCTTTTAAGTTATAATTTTCCTTGACCCATTTCTTTGCATTGACTGATACTTCCTTGAACTGATTCTTATTTTCCGCAACTTTTTCTATTAAGCTCTCCAACTCCTGATTAGATTTAGCTACAAAGCCGGTCAGATTGTGCTTGAG
This DNA window, taken from Candidatus Zixiibacteriota bacterium, encodes the following:
- a CDS encoding glycosyltransferase encodes the protein DHQEFLKLLDKIDLLLAPVENSKSTIAPPLSWIECMVKGIPVMSTQAPGTDEVLKHNLTGFVAKSNQELESLIEKVAENKNQFKEVSVNAKKWVKENYNLKDIAKDYLKFWSDRW